The following is a genomic window from Terriglobales bacterium.
TCGCGACCGGCCAGAAGGCGGAGCGGACTTCCCGCGTGACCTGGTGCTGGGCCAGCGCCAGCAAGCGCGCCACCGAGATCTGCGGGTTGTTCTTGATGGCGATCGCTTGCGCGTCGGCCAGCGAGAGCGCCTGATAACCGGGCGGGACCGTGGCTGCCGTCTGGGGCGCAGGTGGGGCCGGTGGCGGAACCGTCTGCGGGGCGGCCGGCGGAGCACCCTGCCCCCAGGCAGTGCTCGCCATCAGCGCCACCAGGAACCAGACCCATCGGAGCCGCCTCATGCCGGCACCTCTGGGGACATCTCGTCTTTCTGGTGTACCCAGAGATAAGCCGAGGGAACCAGATACACGGTCACCACCACCGAGACCAGCAGGCCGCCGATGATGGCCCGGGCCAGCGGCGCATAGGCCTCGGCGCCCGTCCCCAGCTTCATCGCCATCGGTAGCAGGCCGATGATCGTGGCCAGCGAGGTCATCAGCACCGGGCGCAGGCGGATCCGGCTGGCGACCCTTAACGACTCTTTTAGTGTGTGCCCCTCACGCCACAGGGTGCGGGTGAAGTCCACGATCAGGATGCTGTTCGACACCACGATGCCGACCATCATCACGATGCCCATCAGCGACATGATATTGAGCGTGGTGCCGGTGAGCAGCAGCGTCAGCAGCACTCCGGCCAGCCCGGGTGGGATGGCGAACAGGATGATGAAGGGGTCGAGAAAGGACTCGAATTGCGCCACCAGGATCAGGTAGACCAGCGCGATCGAGAGCAGGAGTCCCAGCCCGAAGCTGCGGAAGGATTGCCGCATGCCCTGCACCGACCCGCGCAGGTCCACGCGCACGCCTTCGGGCAGCTTGGTGTCGGCAATGATCTTCTCGATGGGCCCGGTAAGAGAACCCAGGTCCTCCTTCTTCGGAGAGACGTACAGGTCGATGACCCGCCGCAGCTGGTAATGGTCCACCTCGGTGGGCGACTCGATGGGCTGGATGCTGGCGACGGCGTCCAACTGGGTCGGGTGCGCGCCGTTGACCGCCCGCATGGGGATCTGCTTCAGATCGCGCAGGGTGTGGACCGTGTCCTCGGGGTATTGCACCGTCAGCATGTAGTCGTTCCCGGTCTTGGGGTCCACCCAGTAGCTGGGCGCGATCATCTGGTTCGAAGTGAGCGCGGTGATGACGTTATTGACCACCTCTTTCTGGCTGAGGCCTACCAGGCTGGCCCGCTCCCGATCGATGTTGATGCGCAGCGCGGGATAATCCACGTCCTGCGGGACCAAGATGTCGCTCACCCCCTTGAGCTTGCGGATGCGCCCGGCGAGGTCGGCCGCGATCTTAAAGTCACTCTCCAGGTTCGACCCGCTGACCTGGATGTCGATGGGGGCGGGCAAGCCGAGATTCAGGACCGCGTCCACCAGTCCCCCGGACTGGAAGTAGGTGGTGAGTTGCGGCAGGTCCCGATTCATCGCGATACGCATCCGGTTCATGTACTCGTAGCTGCCGACCTTGTGCCCTTCTTTCAGGCTGACCTGGACGAAAGCCGTGTGCTGGGCCGAGTTGGGTGTGTAGATGGCGGCGAATCCCGGAGTGATGCCGACGTTGGACACGATCATGCCCAGCTCGTTGGGCGGAACGATGCGGCGGATCTCCTCCTCCACCTGCCGGATGTAGCCCTCCGTCACTTCCAGGCGGGTGCCGGACGGAGCTTTCAGATTCATGACGAACTGCCCCGGATCGGTGCGGGGGAAATAGGCGACGCCGAGCAGCGGGGACAGCGAGAATACCAGCAGCGAAACCCCGACCAGGCCCAGCGTGGTCGCCGCAGGACGCAGCAAAGAGCGGCCCAGGCTATGGTCATAATGCCGCACCAGCTTCTCGAAGTAGCGATTGAAGGCGCTGACCACGCGCCCCAGACGCGAGGAGGCGACCACATGCTCGTGCACCAGATGCTCTGACTTGAGCAGGCGGGCACAGAACAGCGGCACCACCGTCATGGCCACCATGTACGACGCCAGCATGGAGAGCACCACGGCCAGGGCGAGGGCGGTGAACAGGAAGCGGCTGACGCCGTAAAGGAAGATCACGGGGAAGAAGACCACGATGGTGGTCAGGGTGGCGGCGAGCACGGCCAGGGAGACCTCGCGGCCTCCCTTCTCGGCGGCGATCTCGGGCGGCTCGCCCTTCTCCATGTGGCGGAAGATGTTCTCCAGCACCACCACCGAGTTGTCGATGAGCCGCGAGAAGGCCAGCGCCAGGCCGCCCAGGACCATGGTGTTCACCGTCCCCCCGAAGGCGCTGATCGCCATCAGCGCGGCCAGGGCGGAGAGCGGGATGGAGAGGAACACGGCGCCGGTGGCCCGCATGCTGCCCAGGAACAGCAGGATCATCAGCCCGGTGAGGACCAGCCCGATGCCGCCTTCGTGTAGCAGGTTCTCGATCGCTTTCTTGACGAACTCCGACTGGTCGAACACCACTTTGGCGATCAGTTGCCGGGGCACGTCGGTCAGGCCCGCCACCGCCTTCTTGACCCCGTTCACGACGGCGATGGTATTGGTGTCCCCGCCCTGTTTGAGGATGGGCAGGTACACCGAGCGCTGCCCGTCCACCCGCACCACGTTGGTCTGGATGCCGTGCGCGTCCATGGCCTTGCCGATGTCGCGCACCAGCACCGAAGCGCCGTCCACCGTCTTCAAGGGGAGCTGGTCGATCTCGTCGGTGGTGGGGAGCTGGCTGTTGGTGTACAGGTTGTAATCGACGGAACCGATGCGCACGTCGCCCGCCGGCAGGATCAGGTTGCTGTCATTCACCGTGCGCACCACGTCCATGACGCTGAGCTGGTGGGCCTCCAGCTTGAGCGGGTCCACGTACACCATGATCTGGCGGTACTTGCCGCCGAAGGGCTGCGGCACGGAAGCGCCTTGCACGTTCGCCACCTGGTTGCGCACGGTGTATTGGCCCAGGTCGCGCAACTCGGTCTCGTTCAGTCCCTGCCCCTTGAGCGTGATCAGGCACACCGGAAGGCTGGAGGCGTCGAACTTCAGCACCACCGGCGGCAGCGTTCCCGGAGGCAGCTTGCGCAGGTCGGCCATCGCCAGGTTTGAGATCTCGCTCAGGTCGGCATCGGAGTCGGTGCCGGGCTGGAAGTAGATCTTGATCAGGCTGACCCCGGGCATGGAATGCGACTCGATGTGGTCGATGTTGCTGCCCAGGGTGAAGAACCGTTCGAAGCGCCCGGTGATGTCGGTCTCGATCTGCTCCGGCGGCATCCCGGAATAGAAGGTGGCCACCACCACCACCGGAACATTGATCGGGGGAAACAGGTCCACCGGCATGCGGGCCAGGATGGTGACCCCGACCACCCCGATGACCAGGCAACAGACGATGATGAAGTACGGGTTCTTGATGGCGAACCGTGACATCAGAGTCCGCCCTCCCCGCCGGTGCGGACCAGCTTGGGGGTGACGCGCTCGCCGGTCCGGAATTGGCTTCGGCTGCCGATCACCACCCGCTCTCCCTCTTGCAGGCCGGAGGTGATCTCCAGCCGGTGCGCACCCTCCATGCCCAGCCGTACCTTGCGCTCTTCGAGGCGGTTATCGGACCCGACCACGAGCACGCTGCTTTCTCCGCCGTTGCGGCTCACCGCCTGAACCGGGACGGTGAGCGCGGTGGCCTTGTGCTCCAGCACCAGGTCCACTTCCGCATACATGCCAAGCACCAGGCTGTCCTTGTTCACCACATCGACCTCGGTATGCATGGTGCGGGTCTGCTGGTCGAGAGCATCGGCGAAGCGGGCCACCCGGCCCTCGAAGGTATGCCGGAGCGCCGGGACCCGGACCTGGACCGTGCTGCCGAGATGCACCAGAGGAACGGCCGACTCCGGCACCGGCAGGGTGAGGCGGAACTTGTCGGCCTCCGCCAGGCGCACCACCGGCATGGCCTGCGTGCTGGAGGCGGTGCCCGCCTGGATCAGCGACCCGGTGTCCGCATAGCGCTTGGTGATGATCCCGGAGAATGGGGCGGTGATGCGGGTGTAGGCCTCCATGGCGGCGAGCTGCTGGCGGTTGGCCTCGGCGATGTTCAGCTGGTTGCGGGCTTCCGCCAGCGCGGCCTGCGCACTCCCTACGTTGGCCTCGGATTCCTTGTCCTTGGCCATCGAGTCGTCCAGTTCCTGTTCCGCGATCAGGCCGGGACGCTGCTCCGAGGCCTGTTTGAGCCGGGTGTAGGCGGCGTGGTGGGCCGCATAGGCCGATTCGCTGCGGCGCACGTCGCTTTCCGCCCGGCGGATGGCGTCGCGGTCGCGCCGGATGGAAGCTTCCGCTCCTTGCACCTGCGCCTGCAATTCCGGCACCTCCAGCACCGCCAGGGTCTGGCCTTCCTTGACCCTGTCGCCGACGTCCACGTAGATGGTGCGGATGTAGCCGGCCACCTTGGCATGGACATCGACCTCCTGGAAGGGCCGGAACTCGCCGGAAAGCGTGATGCTGCTGTCGAGAGGATGGCGCTCGACCCGGGCCACGGCCGCCGGCCGCGCGGCGTCTTCCCCATCGGCCTCGGCTTTGCGGCCGGAAAGGCTCCAGACCGCGATGATGCCGCCCAGGACGACCACGGCGGAAACGATCACATACTTGCGGGACAATCTCATTGCGTTACTCAACCTCCTGGAACGCAGCCGCGCCCCAGCGTATAAAACTCCGCCCCTCTCTCGGAGAGAACCGGCGGCCGTGAATGAATCCACTACACCCGGGGACTTACTTCCAAAACCTCATGAATGCGCTATCAAGAATTCAGCAGGCAGGGGGAGGGGGCCGATTATACAAAGGGCTCTGAACGTCAGCTGCGATCGCGGGCTCGCTGGGGGGAGGAAAGTGGATTGCGACCATTCGCCATAGCGGCAGGACGAATCGTGCTACCGGAGGGCTCCAGTCGTGAGAGTCGCGCTCCAGTTGCTGGCGCTTGGGATCATGGCTGGTATGCGTCCATCCATGCTGGTCGCCGCTATAGGCGAAGGTCCGGCCCGCCAGGCTCACCATCAGCGACAGGGCCGCAACCACCACCACCAGGACACGCAGGCAGGCTACCGCCCGCGTGGCGAGGCCGGACCCGGATTGGTCTGCGCGGGCCAAGGGAAGAGGGTGCGGCAGATTATATTCCAACTGTCTGCCGGATAGCGACCGCGGAAAACCCATGAAGGAGGAGCGCCTGCGCAAAAGAAAACGCTCCGGCGCACAGCAACTGCGCGCCGGAGCGTCGAATGGTTACGGGAGATAGTAGCGGAACGAGGTGAAGATCATGTTGTTGATGGCCTTGGGAGCGATGGGATCGGTGGCCCCGCTGTTGGTGCCGCTCCAGCCGATCTTATAGATATAGGAGTATTGGATGCCCCACTGGAAGCGGCCCTTGTCGCCCTGGTAGACCTTGTGCCAGAAGCCAAGGGTGCCTTCGCCGATGACGCGGATATCGCCCGCGCAGGAGCCGCCGCCCGAGGGGGCGCCGGTGCCGGCCGGAGGATTCTCCGTGGAGCAGCCGCTGTTGTTGAAGGTGGGGTTTCCGTATCCGCCCTGACCGGTGGTCTTGATGACCGTTTTCGTTGTCGCAGGAACCCCACCCTGGATCGTCCCCGGGGGAACGCCGATGCAGGCCGGCTCCCCTACGTCGCCGCAACCCGGAACGGCAGGCGTGTTGGTCACGGTCACGCTCTGATAGCCCGCGTAATACGCCCGGGCGGCATATTCCTGCCCCCAGTAGCCGTAAAAGTCCCACTTCTTGTTGGGGTGCAAGGCGAGCGAAACCAGGTAGTGGAGGGTGCGGATGGGGGCCAGGGTGCCGTCGGGCCGCGCGGTGACGTCAGCCAGTTGGGCCGTGCCGAATCGTCCGATGCCGTCGCCAGCCACGGTCTTGAGGCCGAAATCAACCTTCTTACCGAACATCGTCCAGAAGGCGCTCCCGCCCAGGCCGCCCGCCACGCGGGAATCGTTGTACGCTCCCAGCGAGCTGGGCTTGGGGGTCGGATTCACCGGGTCCTGGGGGCAGTTCAGCACCGTCGCAACACCCGGAGGCGGTACGTTGGCGGCGTCGGTGCCGACCACCGCGCAGGGATACACCCGGCTGCGGAAGTCGGAAAGGATGCCGAACAGTTCGTAGTGGCCCCAGTTCCCGCCCGGATCGAAGGCCGCCTTGGCCAAGAAGTCGGGCAGCTTGTTGACGGTGTAGCCGGTGGTGTCCGAGAAGTTGTACAGACCGCCGCCCGCGCCCGGGGCATTGAACCAGAAATTCTGGTCGATGGTCGCGGCGCCGGTGACCGGGGTATTGGTGAAGGTGCTGAATCCGCGGCCGCCGATGGTGGTCTGCGGACCTTCGATCGAGAAGCCGACGGCCACCTTATCCCAGGTCTTTACCAACCGCGCAGCGTAGGCGCGCTGCCAGGTGAAGCCCACCACGTACTGCGGGTCGATCTGCAGCGGGAAGCGCTCGTTGCGGTTGACGATGCCCTTCACGTTCTCGGTCGCCAGACTCCACTGCTGGCCGCCGGTGAACGCCCAGCCGCCGTCGAAGTCCACCCGCGCGAACAATTGGCGCTGGCGGAATACGTAAGAGTTGCTCTGGCGGTTATTGGAGGTGACGCCAGTCCCCAGGAAGTCCATTTCGTAGTAGCCGGAGTACTTGGTGGACCCGACCTTGCCCTCAGCCAGCAAGCTGAGGCGCGACTGGCGGGCCGTGAAGTTGAACTCGCTCAGCTTGCTGAGCGAGTTGCCGCTGTAGGGGATGCCGGTGAACGGCGTGTTGATATCGCCGCTGGTGGTGCGGGTGCGGTTCACTGTTTCCGCCGCGATGAAGCCACCGGGCGTGATGCTGATGCCCTTGAAGTGGATGGTGGTCGGGTGCTCGCTGGCCTCCTTCACCTGCTTCTGCGTCTCCTGCAGGCTGACCGCGGCGCTGGTCGCATTCATCTTCAGGTCGGTGAGATCGTTCTGGATCTTGGAGGTGGATTCCACCGCGCTCTGGGCCTGCGATTGCGCCTGCTGGGCGGCCGCCTGGTTCTGGTCCAGGCGCTGCTGCAGTTGCTGGATCTGCTGATCGCGGCTCTGCACCTGCTGCTGCAGGGACTGGATCTGCCGCTGCTGGCTCTGCAGCATGCTCTTGATCTCGCTCAAGTCGGAGCTGCCGGCGACCGCTGCCGTGGGCGCCGACTTCTTCTTGGCCTTCTTGGGTGTGGCGGCGCCGGTTTGCGCGGCGCCGACACCGAGGACGACCACGCAGAACAGCACGGTGGCCAGGGCTTTCTTCATTTTGCCTCCTGGAATGGACAGAGAGTGATTGCGGAACGGCGCAATCCTACGGAGCGGCTGTTAACAAACGATGAACGCTCTGTGAACGTTCGGTGACCTTTTGCCGCGTGACCGCCGCTCACCACCTCACCCGGGTTCGTTTACTATAGAGGTTTTATCGCGCCTTCGCCGGCGCCCCTGGGGGAGCACTGAAACCGATGTCCACCGTCAGCAAGCCTCTGCCCCAGACCGACCGGGAGCGGGTATTCGACGCTTTCCGTCGCTGGGGCTACCTGGAAGCCGACCTCGATCCGCTGGAGCGTTCCCCGCGCCGGCCGCCGCACCCCGAGCTGCCGTCCGGGGCCGAGGCCCAGGAGGCGCGGGGCCTCTACTGCGGCACCATCGGCGCCGAGTTCATGCACATCCCTGACCCCGAGCGGCGCCGCTGGGTGCAGGAGCGCATGGAAGCCGAGGCGCCCCAGCCTGACCAGGAGCGCATCCTCGACCAGCTCATCCGGGCCGAGCTCTTCGAGCAGGTACTGCAGACCCGCTACATCGGCACCAAGCGCTATTCGCTGGAAGGCGAGTGCTCGCTCATCCCGCTGCTCGACCAAGTGCTCGAGGGCGCCGCCGCGCTGGGCGCGGAGTTCGCCGTGCTCGCCATGTCGCATCGCGGCCGCCTGAACGTGATGATGCACACCGTCGGCACCGCTCCGGAAGCCATCTTCTCCAAGTTTGAGGACGTGGACCCGCGTAGCGTGCTGGGCTCCGGCGACGTGAAGTATCACCTCGGCGCCACCGGCCGGCACACCACCCGCAGCGGCCAGAGCCTGCGCATGCACCTGGTCTCCAATCCCAGCCACCTGGAGGCCGTGGACCCCGTGGCCATGGGACGGGCCCGGGCCAAGCAGCGCCGCCTGGGCGAAGACGGCGAGCGCAAGCTCCTGCCCGTGGTCATGCACGGCGACGCCGCCTTCGCCGGCCAGGGCATCTGGGCCGAGACCCTGAACTTCACCGGCGTGCCCGGCTTCCACGTCGGCGGCACCGTGCACATCATCGTCAACAACCGCATCGGCTTCACCACCAACCCGCGCGAGGCGCACTCCTCGCCCTTCTCCTCCGACCTGGCCAAGCGCCTGCCCATCCCCATCTTCCACGTGAACGCCGAGGACCCCGAGGCCGTGGTGCGCGTGGGGCGCATGGCGGTCGAGTACCGCTATCATTTTGCCAGCGACGTGCTCGTGGACCTGGTCGGATACCGCCGCCACGGGCACAGCGAGGTCGACGACCCCTCCATCACCCAGCCCATCCTCTATCGCAAGATCAAGGATTTCCCGCCCACCTACGCGAATTACGCCGCCGACCTCGCCCTGGACGTGGCGGAAAAAGAGAACGCGATCCGCGCCGAGTTGGAGGAAGGCCAGAAGACGGCGCTGGCCGCCAAGAAGCGGATTCCCACCTTCGTCCTGCCCGAGTACTGGTCGCGCTATAACGGAGGGCTATACAAACCCGAATACGAAGTGAAGACCGGCATTCCCGCCGGTGAACTCCTGCAGTTGGCGGAGCGGCTGACCACCTGCCCGCCGGACTTCCACGTCCATCCCAAGATCAAGAAGCTTCTGGAGCAGCGGCGGGAGATGGGCGAGGGCAAGCGCCCGCTCGATTACGGGATGGCCGAGGCGCTGGCCTTCGCCTCCCTGCTGCGCGACGGCGCCCCCGTCCGCCTCAGCGGCCAGGATTCACGCCGCGGCACCTTCAACCAGCGTCACTCCGTCCTCTTCGACACCGAGGACGAGCATGAGTTCGTGCCCCTTTCCCAGGTCGCCGACGGCCAGGCCCGCTTCGAAGTCTACAACTCCATCCTCTCCGAGGCCGCGGTGCTGGGCTTCGAATACGGCTACGCCCGCGATTATCCCGAGGCCCTGGTGCTGTGGGAGGCGCAGTTCGGCGACTTCGCCAACGGAGCGCAGACCATCGTCGACGAGTTCATCTCGGCCGGGGAGCAGAAGTGGGCCCAGCGGTCGTCGGTGGTGCTGCTGCTGCCCCACGGCTACGAAGGCCAGGGCCCGGAGCACTCCAGCGCCCGCATCGAGCGCTACCTGCAGCTCAGCGCGCGCGACAACATGCAGGTCACCCAGCCCTCCACCGCCGCCCAGTATTTCCACCTGCTGCGCCGCCAGGTGATGCGCGCCTGGCGCAAGCCGCTGGTGGTCTTCACCCCCAAGAGCATGCTGCGCCATCCTGCTGCCGCCAGCGGCCTGCGCGAGCTGGAGCGCGACCGCTTCCTCAACGTCATCCCCGATCCGGAAGCGCGGGACGCGGGGCGCCTGCTGGTGTGCACCGGCAAGATCGGGCACGAGCTGCGCGCCGAGCGCCGCCGCCGCCAGGACCCGCGCACCGCCATCATCTTCCTGGAGCAGCTCTATCCCTTCCCGGAGTCGGAGCTGTCGGCCGCGCTGCAGGCACACCCGCGCGCCCGCGAGGTCATTTGGGTGCAGGAAGAGCCGGCCAACCAGGGGGCGCATGCCTACGTGATGCCGCGCCTGCGGCGCCTGGCCCGTCCGCTCGCGGTACGCTCGGTCAAGCGTTCCCCGGCGGCCAGCCCGGCCACCGGCTCCGCCAAGGCCCACGAGATGGAGCAGAAGACCCTGCTCGCGCTGGCTTTCGCGCAATGAAAGGGCCGGGACCGGGCCCGGCTCTTGTGCTATAGCTCTTAGATATGATTGCTCAGTGCGCCAGCGCCGCCAGCGCGGCCAGCGCCGTGGTGGGAGCCTCCCGGCTCACATCCACTTCCCCATTCTTCTTCCGCCGTCCGTTGACGCCGGAGATCATGCTGATGTTGGTGGAGAGCAGGAAGCCGCGATACGCCATGCTTAGCTCGCGCCACGACTTGTGCGCCGTGCACGCCTCGGTATCGCCGCACGGCTTGGTGCGGCTGAGGAAGCACACTGGCCTGTTCTTCGCGCCCTCGAACAGCTCCACCACTTCCATCAAGTAGATCTCGTCGGGGCTCTTGCTCAGCCGGTAGCCGCCGCCCGAGCCCCGCGCCGTCATCAGGAAGCCGGCATTGCGCAAGATCAGCAGGATCTTGGAAAGGTAGTTGGCCGGGATCTCGGTGGCCCGCGCCAGGTCGCGTCCCAGCACCGCACTCTCTTCGGGCATGCGCGCCAGGTGCGCCAGCGCGCGCAGGGCATATTCAGACGTCGTGGAGATCATCGCTTCTACACCTCTGGATGTGAAGAACCACCTATATCGTGAGCCGGCGCTCCGGGCTGTGACAGCCATCACGTGGCGATGTTCATCAACGTGTTGCGAACTTCGGCGGCGCCCCTGCGGCACTCGGCCGGGCGTCGCGGCCTCTGCCATTCTCTGCCATGAGCCGGGACCTCAAATAACCCATTGGGCAATATAATTGTCATTAACAATCTGGCGTATTGCATTAACTCAGTAATTAATATATTCTGAGCGACCTGGTGCTCCCCTATATGGAATTCCGTAGACGGCCCCAGAGAGCTTCCGGAAAAGCGTAAGAACAGTCCTCGCCTGCTTTCCTAAATAATTGAAAACAATAATCTTAGTTGCTCCCCCTTTGTGGTTGCCCAAGTGCAGTTAGAAGTGCCGGTTTTCCCCTCGTTGTACACACATCTTTAGGAGGCACAATGGAACGTGAGTTCTGTCAGATGTCCAAGCGCCTGGTAATCGCGCTGGTCATCACACTGCTCATCGCCCCTTCGCTGTTCGCCCAGGTCGAATTGAACTCGGAGATCCAGGGCACCGTGAAGGATCCCCAAGGCGCAGTAGTCAGCGGCGCCACGGTGGAGTTGACCGGCTCAGCCATCATGGCTGGGAAGACAACCACCACCACCGATTCGTCGGGGTACTATCGCTTCCCTGACCTTCGTCCCGGCACGTACACCCTCTCAGTGAGCAAGACTGGCTTCGCCACCCAGAAGCTGGCCGTCGGCCAGCTGGCCGTCGGCCGCCGCACCAACGTCGACGTGACGCTGAAAGTCGGCGCCGCGACTGAGATTGTGGAAGTGACCGGCCAGGCTCCCCAGATCGACATCTCGCAGAGCAAGGTCCAGACCAACGTTACCCAGGACATCCTGGCCGACGTTCCGAAGGGCCGCTCCTTCCAGTCGGTCATTCAGTTCGCTCCTGGAGCCCGCGCTGAACCTCTGCAGGGCGGTCCTAACAACGGCGTTCTCGGCTACCAGATCGATGGCGCCACCAACGGCGAAAACTCCTACATGATCGAGGGCCAGGAGACGTCCCACGTCATCGAGGGCGACAGTGAGACCAACGTGCCCATGGAGTTCACCCAGGAAGTGGTGATCAAGTCCAGCGGCTTCGAAGCGGAGCATGGCACCGCCTCCATCGGCGGCATCGTCAACGTCATCCAGAAGCGGGGCAGCAACGAGTGGCACGGCAGCGTCTTCACCTACTACTCTGGGGACAAGTTCGACTCCGCGCCCAATCCCGTGAACCGTGACAGCGGCTTCGACGAGCAATTTCAGCCGAAGAAAGACCACTACCGCATCTGGGAGCCGGGCTTTGAGGTTGGCGGCTTCCTCCTCAAGGACAAGCTGTGGGCCTTCATGAGCACCGTGCCCCGTTTGTATCGCCAGGAACGCACCGTGTTCATGACCTCGGCCAATGCAGACCGCACGTTCTCCCAGGCCCGGGACACGTACTACAGCCTGATCCGCCTGGACGGCAACCCCTATTCCAAGCTGCACGTCTACGGCACCTGGCAGTACAACTACGACAAACTGCAGGGCAACCAACTGCCGGACAGGGATCCCGTCCCCGGCTCTGGGTTCAACCTGACCAACGCCACAGGCCAGGCTGTTCCACCTGTAGCGGGCACCCCTGTGACCAGCATCAACAATACCGCCGGCAACAACGTGGATAACTATAACTTCGGTATCGGCTACAAGGCCCCCAACATGATCCTGGGCGCGGGCGGCGATTGGACCCCCACCTCCAGCATCGTGGTCAGCTCCCGCTATGGCCGGGTCTATACCAACTACAAGGATGTGGGCAGACCTTCGGGGCTTCGTTACGTGATCGAAAACACCACTTATCCCAACGACAACACCGTCGGCGGCGCGGACGCCACCACCCGTGGGCTGGACGGCTCGCTCGTGTCTGCGGCGTGCGCGGCATGTCTGCAATCGGCCAACTACAGCAACATGGCCTCCAACGTCGCCACTATCAGGGACGAGACCAAGCGCACCAGTTGGGGCACCGACGTTTCGTATTTCCGCAAGGGCTGGGGTACTCACAACTTTAAGGCTGGGTACCTGTTAAGCAAGATCAACAACGACGCCGCTGTTAATGCCATCAACTTCGCGCAGGTGTTCGTCAGCTACATCTGCGGAATTGATGCAGGTTGCCCGGGCGCCGGCCACGGGATTGGCAACGGCACGCCCTGGGAGCCGGCCGTCAGCACGGCCAGTTGCCAGGCGATCATTGACGCGAACAACGCCAACGCGGCCTTCGCTGCCAATCCTATCTCGCGCAATAGCTGCCGCGGCAACTTCGGCACGGTCAGCATCCGTGAGGGTGACGAGACCTTCGGTGCGGCCTCCAGCACCACTCACGGCCTCTACGGCCAGGACAACTGGACCATCGGTCACGGCGTGACCCTGAACATCGGCGTTCGCTTCGACAAAGAGCATGTGCCCACGTTCGCAGCGGGCCTGCCGGGCATCGACTTCAGCTTCGGGCAGAAGATCGCCCCCCGGCTGGGTGGGTCCTGGGATGTCCTCCGCAACGGCAAGCTGAAGGTCTATGCCAGCTACGGGTTCTTCTTCGACATCATGAAGTGGGACCTGCCGCGGGGCAGCTTCGGCGGTGACTACTGGCATGACTGCATTTATGCCATGGACAGCGCCAACTTCCTCACCGGGTTCATCCCCGACCGGTCCGGTCCAGGTGGCACCTTCTGTCCGCCTTCGGGCGGCGCGGCGGGCGTCACTACCGGCGGCCGCTTTATCGCAAACGAGAACTTCCGCGTGCCCTCCAACGATCCCAGCGGAGCCTGCGACGCCGTCGGCACTCCGGGAAGCTGCGTGGCCCTGTTGCAGCAGCTCTTCCCCACCAAGCAGCACGAGATCGTGGTGGGCGCGGATTGGCAGATCAAGCCCATGTTGACGCTGGCTACTCGCTGGTCGCGCAAGCGCCT
Proteins encoded in this region:
- a CDS encoding carboxypeptidase regulatory-like domain-containing protein, which produces MEREFCQMSKRLVIALVITLLIAPSLFAQVELNSEIQGTVKDPQGAVVSGATVELTGSAIMAGKTTTTTDSSGYYRFPDLRPGTYTLSVSKTGFATQKLAVGQLAVGRRTNVDVTLKVGAATEIVEVTGQAPQIDISQSKVQTNVTQDILADVPKGRSFQSVIQFAPGARAEPLQGGPNNGVLGYQIDGATNGENSYMIEGQETSHVIEGDSETNVPMEFTQEVVIKSSGFEAEHGTASIGGIVNVIQKRGSNEWHGSVFTYYSGDKFDSAPNPVNRDSGFDEQFQPKKDHYRIWEPGFEVGGFLLKDKLWAFMSTVPRLYRQERTVFMTSANADRTFSQARDTYYSLIRLDGNPYSKLHVYGTWQYNYDKLQGNQLPDRDPVPGSGFNLTNATGQAVPPVAGTPVTSINNTAGNNVDNYNFGIGYKAPNMILGAGGDWTPTSSIVVSSRYGRVYTNYKDVGRPSGLRYVIENTTYPNDNTVGGADATTRGLDGSLVSAACAACLQSANYSNMASNVATIRDETKRTSWGTDVSYFRKGWGTHNFKAGYLLSKINNDAAVNAINFAQVFVSYICGIDAGCPGAGHGIGNGTPWEPAVSTASCQAIIDANNANAAFAANPISRNSCRGNFGTVSIREGDETFGAASSTTHGLYGQDNWTIGHGVTLNIGVRFDKEHVPTFAAGLPGIDFSFGQKIAPRLGGSWDVLRNGKLKVYASYGFFFDIMKWDLPRGSFGGDYWHDCIYAMDSANFLTGFIPDRSGPGGTFCPPSGGAAGVTTGGRFIANENFRVPSNDPSGACDAVGTPGSCVALLQQLFPTKQHEIVVGADWQIKPMLTLATRWSRKRLDRTVEDAAILSSAGEGYGIVNPGFGIDATTCTGCPPNPKAIRRYDGLEFRLTKAASSKWYGQASYTYSKLEGNYSGLTATDISDGGGGRQGGDVSRAFDEPMYAFDAHGVPIDGRLATDRPHALKAQAYYRLKYWKMETVFGGFQQLYSGSPLSSYLGGVFGTNVYPEGRGNWVNFTKAANGDFVPGDIIHDMRTPVFSQTDFSVVQEFHVSKNNENLKLGFEANFTNLLNSHTPTFIRSRIGKKGLTPWDTPANYAASQTTPPTDDIQTLYAFLLNGNYNYVNELNGLGVRGLAGHDVVDPRYGFPYGWQVPRSMRFKIRFNF